Proteins encoded in a region of the Diospyros lotus cultivar Yz01 chromosome 9, ASM1463336v1, whole genome shotgun sequence genome:
- the LOC127810422 gene encoding nudix hydrolase 13, mitochondrial-like isoform X2, translating to MSLCPPAPARTGRHRQRYEDQFRLVAGCIPYRFEKVVEDNICKSESRLHVLMISTPKHADLVFPKGGWENDESITEAVHREALEEAGVKGRLSEKPLGVWEFRSKSSQNSCSKGGGCRGHIYAMEVMEELESWPEQAIYGRKWLNIEDAFKSCRYDWMREALTNLQMLLSKERSKESLESPIKSARPDACFCGSKPANLLRKSFLLQVCCSGLTSPNTL from the exons ATGAGCTTGTGTCCACCGGCTCCGGCGAGGACAGGGAGACATCGGCAACGGTATGAGGACCAGTTCAGACTAGTTGCAGg GTGCATTCCTTATAGGTTTGAGAAGGTTGTTGAGGATAATATTTGCAAATCAGAGAGTAGGTTACACGTCCTCATGATTTCTACACCGAAACATGCTGATCTGGTGTTTCCAAAG GGTGGATGGGAGAATGATGAGAGTATCACTGAAGCCGTACACCGGGAGGCCCTGGAGGAAGCAGGAGTCAAAGGAAGACTTAGT GAAAAGCCTCTGGGAGTTTGGGAGTTCCGAAGCAAGAGCAGCCAGAACAGCTGCAGCAAGGGAGGAGGTTGCAGAGGTCATATCTATGCAATGGAGGTGATGGAAGAGCTCGAGTCCTGGCCTGAGCAGGCCATCTATGGCAGAAAATGG CTTAACATAGAGGACGCATTCAAATCCTGCCGGTATGATTGGATGCGTGAAGCGCTTACAAACCTTCAGATGCTTCTGTCAAAAGAAAGGAGTAAAGAGTCGTTGGAATCTCCCATTAAATCTGCTCGTCCTGATGCATGCTTCTGCGGATCCAAACCTGCCAATTTGCTTAGGAAATCCTTCTTACTACAAGTGTGCTGTTCTGGGCTAACTAGTCCCAACACACTCTAG
- the LOC127810422 gene encoding nudix hydrolase 13, mitochondrial-like isoform X1, producing MPLPLPLPCAFESQRRGLTLSESMSLCPPAPARTGRHRQRYEDQFRLVAGCIPYRFEKVVEDNICKSESRLHVLMISTPKHADLVFPKGGWENDESITEAVHREALEEAGVKGRLSEKPLGVWEFRSKSSQNSCSKGGGCRGHIYAMEVMEELESWPEQAIYGRKWLNIEDAFKSCRYDWMREALTNLQMLLSKERSKESLESPIKSARPDACFCGSKPANLLRKSFLLQVCCSGLTSPNTL from the exons AtgcctcttcctcttcctcttccttgcGCCTTTGAATCCCAGAGGAGAGG ATTAACGTTGTCGGAAAGTATGAGCTTGTGTCCACCGGCTCCGGCGAGGACAGGGAGACATCGGCAACGGTATGAGGACCAGTTCAGACTAGTTGCAGg GTGCATTCCTTATAGGTTTGAGAAGGTTGTTGAGGATAATATTTGCAAATCAGAGAGTAGGTTACACGTCCTCATGATTTCTACACCGAAACATGCTGATCTGGTGTTTCCAAAG GGTGGATGGGAGAATGATGAGAGTATCACTGAAGCCGTACACCGGGAGGCCCTGGAGGAAGCAGGAGTCAAAGGAAGACTTAGT GAAAAGCCTCTGGGAGTTTGGGAGTTCCGAAGCAAGAGCAGCCAGAACAGCTGCAGCAAGGGAGGAGGTTGCAGAGGTCATATCTATGCAATGGAGGTGATGGAAGAGCTCGAGTCCTGGCCTGAGCAGGCCATCTATGGCAGAAAATGG CTTAACATAGAGGACGCATTCAAATCCTGCCGGTATGATTGGATGCGTGAAGCGCTTACAAACCTTCAGATGCTTCTGTCAAAAGAAAGGAGTAAAGAGTCGTTGGAATCTCCCATTAAATCTGCTCGTCCTGATGCATGCTTCTGCGGATCCAAACCTGCCAATTTGCTTAGGAAATCCTTCTTACTACAAGTGTGCTGTTCTGGGCTAACTAGTCCCAACACACTCTAG